From the genome of Halorussus caseinilyticus, one region includes:
- a CDS encoding aldo/keto reductase, giving the protein MDLDTASLGRTGTKVSEVAFGTWRFGRKNDEGEMEIGKERAHELLDAYADAGGNFIDTADMYGDGRSERYIGDWLADRDRENFVVASKIYWPTRDDPNGKGLSRKHLRNNVEEILDRLGTDYVDLLYVHRWDDDTPAEEFMRTLDRFVREGKVNYLGTSTLEPNAWKVAKANEIADRRGYEPFKLAQPRYNLANREIEGNYLEMCADYEVGVVPWSPPAGGFLTGKYERGEKPPTGTRGATDEQFRDSYLTSENFDVLEAVQAVAEEVGATPAQVSLAWLTDHEQVTAPIVGARTVKQLEENLAATDIDLAGEQFERLAEAK; this is encoded by the coding sequence ATGGACCTCGACACGGCGTCGCTCGGTCGTACCGGCACGAAAGTCAGCGAAGTCGCGTTCGGAACGTGGCGGTTCGGCCGGAAGAACGACGAGGGCGAGATGGAGATAGGGAAGGAGCGCGCTCACGAACTCCTCGACGCCTACGCCGACGCCGGGGGCAACTTCATCGACACCGCCGACATGTACGGCGACGGCCGGAGCGAACGGTACATCGGCGACTGGCTGGCCGACCGGGACCGCGAGAACTTCGTCGTCGCCTCGAAAATCTACTGGCCGACCCGCGACGACCCGAACGGGAAAGGACTCTCGCGCAAGCACCTCCGGAACAACGTCGAAGAGATTCTGGACCGCCTCGGGACCGACTACGTGGACCTGCTCTACGTCCACCGGTGGGACGACGACACCCCCGCCGAGGAGTTTATGCGCACCCTAGACCGGTTCGTCCGCGAGGGGAAGGTCAACTACCTCGGGACTTCGACGCTCGAACCCAACGCGTGGAAGGTCGCCAAGGCCAACGAAATCGCCGACAGGCGCGGCTACGAACCCTTCAAACTCGCGCAACCCCGGTACAACCTCGCCAACCGGGAAATCGAGGGGAACTACCTCGAAATGTGCGCCGACTACGAGGTCGGCGTCGTCCCGTGGAGTCCCCCCGCGGGCGGATTCCTCACCGGCAAGTACGAACGCGGCGAGAAACCGCCGACGGGGACTCGCGGTGCGACCGACGAGCAGTTCCGCGACTCGTATCTCACCTCGGAGAACTTCGACGTGTTGGAGGCAGTCCAAGCAGTCGCCGAGGAAGTCGGTGCGACGCCCGCGCAGGTCAGTCTCGCGTGGTTGACCGACCACGAGCAAGTCACGGCCCCCATCGTCGGCGCGCGCACGGTGAAACAACTAGAGGAGAACCTCGCGGCCACCGACATCGACCTCGCAGGCGAACAGTTCGAGCGGTTGGCCGAGGCGAAGTAG
- a CDS encoding DMT family transporter: MTNYRNVALFVALAAVWGSAFMAIKVGLEYFPPVLFAAIRYDIAGVLMLGYAAYAADRWRPRGRGEWTLVLVGASLMIAGYHAFLFVGEGYDSVTSAVAAVVVSLSPVLTTGFARALLPSERLTPAGIAGLLLGLVGVVVLSNPDPNNLVTSSVVGKSLVFAAAGSFALGSVLTRRIDAELPIETMEAWSMVLGAVMMHAVSVARPSESFAAVRWTPEAIGAMAYLSIAASALGFLVYFDLLERLGPIEINLVSYVAPVFAAVSGWWFLGEVIDLTTVGGFLIIFAGFCLMKREALARELPKLRAAVSRQ; the protein is encoded by the coding sequence GTGACCAACTACCGGAACGTCGCGCTGTTCGTCGCGTTAGCCGCCGTCTGGGGGTCGGCGTTCATGGCTATCAAAGTCGGATTGGAGTACTTCCCGCCGGTGCTGTTCGCCGCGATTCGCTACGACATCGCTGGCGTGTTGATGCTCGGGTACGCCGCCTACGCCGCCGACCGGTGGCGACCCCGCGGCCGGGGCGAGTGGACGCTCGTCCTCGTCGGCGCGTCGCTGATGATAGCCGGGTATCACGCCTTCCTCTTCGTCGGCGAAGGCTACGACAGCGTGACCAGCGCAGTCGCCGCAGTCGTCGTCAGTCTGAGTCCCGTCCTGACCACCGGGTTCGCGCGCGCTCTGCTCCCGAGCGAGCGCCTGACCCCGGCGGGCATCGCGGGCCTGCTGTTGGGTCTGGTCGGCGTCGTGGTCCTGAGCAACCCCGACCCGAACAACCTCGTGACTTCGAGCGTGGTCGGCAAGTCGCTGGTGTTCGCCGCGGCCGGGTCGTTCGCGCTCGGGAGCGTCCTGACTCGGCGCATCGACGCCGAGTTGCCAATCGAGACGATGGAAGCGTGGTCGATGGTTCTCGGCGCGGTCATGATGCACGCCGTCAGCGTCGCTCGGCCGAGCGAGTCGTTCGCCGCGGTCAGGTGGACGCCCGAGGCAATCGGCGCGATGGCCTACCTCTCCATCGCCGCGAGCGCGCTCGGGTTCCTCGTCTACTTCGACCTGCTCGAACGACTCGGCCCAATCGAAATCAACCTCGTCTCCTACGTCGCGCCGGTGTTCGCGGCCGTCTCGGGGTGGTGGTTCCTCGGCGAGGTCATCGACCTCACGACCGTCGGCGGCTTTCTGATAATCTTCGCCGGGTTCTGCCTGATGAAACGCGAGGCGCTGGCGCGCGAACTCCCCAAACTCCGGGCGGCCGTCTCGCGCCAGTGA
- a CDS encoding HPP family protein: MDARDLMTTDVETVHPDDEISEVLTRLARADFNGFPVVDDDGRVVGIVTQHDLVHIFQPSDRTLWIPVGFPPFLETLEYAIDLSWDDLDREIDLLKHAGKPVRTVMTDDVVTVKPDTDFDAMLDLLADDERDINRLPVVDDDGKLLGIVARQDVLRAVRDERRTTGEPVS, from the coding sequence ATGGACGCCCGCGACCTGATGACGACCGACGTAGAGACGGTTCATCCGGACGACGAGATAAGCGAGGTCTTGACACGTCTCGCGCGCGCGGACTTCAACGGCTTCCCCGTCGTGGACGACGACGGCCGCGTCGTCGGCATTGTGACCCAACACGACTTGGTTCACATCTTCCAACCGAGCGACCGGACGCTCTGGATTCCGGTCGGCTTTCCGCCGTTCTTGGAGACGCTCGAGTACGCCATCGACCTCTCGTGGGACGACTTGGACCGGGAAATCGACCTGCTGAAACACGCCGGAAAGCCGGTCCGGACCGTGATGACCGACGACGTGGTGACGGTCAAACCCGACACCGACTTCGACGCCATGCTCGACCTGTTGGCCGACGACGAACGGGACATCAACCGCCTGCCGGTCGTGGACGACGACGGCAAACTTCTCGGTATCGTCGCCCGACAGGACGTGCTTCGGGCGGTCCGGGACGAGCGCCGGACGACCGGCGAACCGGTTTCGTGA
- a CDS encoding C2H2-type zinc finger protein, translating into MGDQERYVCEACGKSFDSEEELRRHVYAVGLVE; encoded by the coding sequence ATGGGGGACCAAGAGCGGTACGTCTGCGAGGCGTGTGGCAAGTCGTTCGACTCCGAGGAAGAACTTCGCAGGCACGTCTACGCCGTCGGTCTGGTGGAGTAG
- a CDS encoding reverse transcriptase-like protein, translating to MAVHGRSSPLRALFDESPTPHIAHPPRTHHRDFYVVTDGSYDLRSDDGGLGVIIETRDGERVTRLSIPDETVTDNNVAEYRALHLGLDVLAAHAPTDARVGVLVDHDDLAANVNSAALATRRTDHTPPRELTVPRASRHQWRGIRARICNFGEIRAAVLESGQNPAHALANAPEEYAHVNRETDRCLLPERATSSEAQIPPPSRADRQASDTRASD from the coding sequence ATGGCCGTTCACGGCCGCTCCTCCCCACTCCGGGCACTGTTCGACGAATCGCCCACGCCGCACATCGCCCATCCGCCGCGGACGCATCACCGCGATTTCTACGTCGTCACGGACGGTTCCTACGACCTCCGGAGCGACGACGGCGGACTCGGCGTCATCATCGAGACCCGCGACGGCGAGCGCGTAACCCGACTCTCGATTCCGGACGAGACCGTCACGGACAACAACGTCGCGGAGTACCGGGCGCTCCACCTCGGACTCGACGTACTCGCCGCTCACGCGCCGACCGACGCGCGCGTCGGGGTCCTCGTGGACCACGACGACCTCGCAGCGAACGTCAACAGCGCGGCGCTGGCGACTCGTCGGACCGACCACACGCCGCCGCGGGAACTGACGGTCCCGCGGGCGAGCAGACACCAGTGGCGCGGGATTCGTGCCCGAATCTGCAACTTCGGCGAGATTCGGGCGGCAGTCCTCGAAAGCGGCCAGAACCCGGCCCACGCGCTGGCGAACGCTCCCGAGGAGTACGCCCACGTCAACCGCGAGACCGACCGGTGTCTCCTGCCCGAGCGAGCGACTTCCAGCGAGGCCCAGATTCCGCCGCCGTCGCGGGCCGACCGGCAGGCCAGCGACACCCGAGCGAGCGACTGA
- a CDS encoding ABC transporter substrate-binding protein has product MAHDEGTSRRKFLTAAGTAAATASIAGCTGGEGGQDTTTETDTATEETTETTEDGGDQSGDFSVTITQGQMPTTLDPQNHRSTPTDNVVLHAYEGLLSRTRKGKVQAQLATEWNRQEPGVVRFQIREGVTFHSGNELTPEDVAFSINRIVKKDVGIASPQSDQLAGVTGAKVVDGERAVDVMSDGLNPIVFSLFATYGDVMEKAWVQDREKSQIAKQMNGTGPFELDTYEENVKVEFSRNDDYWQDPAAVTSLTFRAAKESSTRVNQLLSGETDIIVNVPPQAISRVKGANDARVAAVPSTRVIYNAMRYDVEPFSSPKFRQAMNYAVNLEGIIENVLQTFGDATGQPTLEGFFGYNPDVGPYAYNKQKAETLVEESGHAGAEITLHTPVGRYLKDLEIAQAVANQINQLSNVSCSVKQRDFGTLAGELTDGNLETSPKFYLIGWGNATFDASQTIIPLLTSDGALTSYSNDELDNLIEQAQSESNQDERKQLLQEANKLIHDQAPWIFLNRQYSVYGATNDVKWQARRDERIDAYAMEPQQ; this is encoded by the coding sequence ATGGCGCACGACGAAGGCACGTCTCGACGCAAATTTCTGACGGCCGCTGGAACCGCGGCCGCAACTGCTTCAATCGCCGGTTGTACCGGTGGCGAGGGTGGACAGGACACGACGACCGAAACCGACACCGCGACGGAGGAGACCACCGAAACCACCGAAGACGGTGGCGACCAGTCGGGAGACTTCTCGGTGACTATCACGCAGGGCCAGATGCCGACGACGCTGGACCCCCAGAACCACCGTTCGACCCCGACCGACAACGTGGTTCTCCACGCCTACGAGGGACTGCTCTCGCGCACCCGGAAAGGCAAAGTACAGGCGCAACTGGCGACCGAGTGGAACCGTCAAGAACCGGGCGTGGTCCGCTTCCAGATTCGTGAGGGCGTCACGTTCCACAGCGGCAACGAACTCACTCCCGAGGACGTAGCCTTCAGCATCAACCGCATCGTCAAGAAGGACGTGGGCATCGCAAGCCCGCAGTCCGACCAACTCGCTGGCGTGACGGGCGCGAAGGTCGTAGACGGCGAACGCGCCGTGGACGTGATGTCCGACGGCCTGAACCCCATCGTATTCTCGCTGTTCGCCACCTACGGCGACGTGATGGAGAAGGCGTGGGTCCAAGACCGCGAGAAGTCCCAAATCGCCAAGCAGATGAACGGAACGGGTCCCTTCGAACTCGACACCTACGAGGAGAACGTCAAAGTCGAGTTCTCCCGGAACGACGACTACTGGCAGGACCCCGCCGCGGTCACGTCGCTGACCTTCCGGGCGGCAAAGGAGTCCAGCACCCGCGTCAACCAACTTTTGAGCGGCGAGACCGACATCATAGTCAACGTCCCGCCCCAAGCCATCTCCCGCGTCAAGGGAGCAAACGACGCCCGCGTCGCCGCAGTACCGAGTACCCGCGTCATCTACAACGCGATGCGCTACGACGTGGAACCGTTCTCCAGTCCGAAGTTCCGACAGGCGATGAACTACGCCGTCAACCTCGAAGGCATCATCGAGAACGTCCTCCAGACGTTCGGCGACGCGACGGGCCAACCGACGCTGGAGGGCTTCTTCGGCTACAACCCCGACGTGGGACCGTACGCTTACAACAAGCAGAAGGCCGAGACGCTGGTCGAAGAGAGCGGCCACGCCGGAGCGGAAATCACGCTCCACACGCCGGTCGGCCGCTACCTCAAGGACCTCGAAATCGCGCAGGCGGTCGCCAACCAAATCAACCAACTCTCGAACGTCTCGTGTTCGGTCAAACAGCGCGACTTCGGGACGCTCGCGGGCGAACTCACCGACGGCAATCTGGAGACGAGTCCGAAGTTCTACCTCATCGGATGGGGCAACGCCACCTTCGACGCCAGCCAGACCATCATCCCCCTGCTGACTTCCGACGGGGCGCTGACCTCCTACAGCAACGACGAGTTGGACAACCTCATCGAACAGGCCCAGAGCGAGTCCAATCAGGACGAGCGCAAGCAGTTGCTCCAAGAGGCGAACAAACTCATCCACGACCAAGCCCCGTGGATATTCCTGAACCGCCAGTACAGCGTCTACGGCGCGACCAACGACGTGAAGTGGCAGGCGCGACGTGACGAGCGCATCGACGCCTACGCGATGGAACCACAGCAGTAG
- a CDS encoding ABC transporter permease, with the protein MSMGRFLIKRGLQGVFVIWGVVTVVFGLRYVTPGNPITFVAPLDASQELRQQIAAELGLNRPFYVQYFDYLLSLLQGDMGYSYISGTEASSLIFSRLPATLELAVAASIVAVVISIPLGVVSATRRHEPADYAATSFSLVGISTPNFWLGIMLVLVLSVQFGLFPTSRRGIGLYPALTMLVTQFQVSGLVTWISHITLPAVTLGTYFTALITRLTRSGMLDELGKPYVRASRAKGLPETLVRYKHALRNTLIPVVTVLGLQLGTLIGGAVITEAVFAWPGLGTLVINAINARDWPLIQGSLIVIGTGFVLINLLVDTLYAYINPQVVH; encoded by the coding sequence ATGTCGATGGGACGATTCCTGATAAAGCGCGGACTACAGGGCGTGTTCGTCATCTGGGGCGTCGTGACCGTCGTGTTCGGTCTCCGGTACGTCACGCCGGGCAACCCGATTACGTTCGTCGCGCCCCTCGACGCGAGCCAAGAGTTGCGCCAGCAAATCGCCGCGGAACTCGGCCTGAACAGACCGTTCTACGTCCAGTACTTCGACTACCTCTTGAGTCTGCTTCAGGGCGACATGGGCTACTCCTACATCTCGGGAACCGAGGCGAGTAGCCTCATCTTCTCCAGACTGCCCGCGACGCTGGAGTTGGCCGTCGCCGCGAGCATCGTCGCAGTGGTCATCTCGATTCCGCTGGGCGTCGTCTCGGCGACCCGGCGACACGAACCCGCCGACTACGCCGCGACCAGTTTCTCGCTGGTGGGCATCTCGACGCCGAACTTCTGGCTGGGCATCATGCTGGTGTTGGTGCTGTCGGTCCAGTTCGGCCTGTTCCCGACGAGTCGTCGCGGCATCGGTCTCTACCCGGCGTTGACGATGCTCGTGACCCAGTTCCAAGTCTCGGGGCTGGTGACGTGGATTTCCCACATCACGCTCCCGGCAGTGACGCTCGGGACGTACTTCACCGCGCTCATCACCCGCCTCACACGGAGCGGGATGCTGGACGAACTCGGCAAGCCCTACGTCCGCGCTTCGCGGGCGAAGGGACTGCCCGAGACGCTGGTCCGGTACAAGCACGCGCTCCGGAACACCCTGATTCCGGTCGTCACGGTGCTGGGTCTCCAGTTGGGGACCCTCATCGGCGGCGCGGTCATCACCGAGGCGGTCTTCGCGTGGCCCGGACTCGGGACGCTCGTCATCAACGCCATCAACGCCCGCGACTGGCCGCTGATACAGGGGTCGCTCATCGTCATCGGAACCGGGTTCGTCCTCATCAATCTGCTCGTAGACACGCTGTACGCCTACATCAACCCGCAGGTGGTTCACTGA
- a CDS encoding ABC transporter permease has protein sequence MAGPFDRLADLFWSSVERGFSPRTARNLRKELRQSALAKVGIVVVVAIVLVAVFAPLLAPHNPTSQHLDESQLPPVGFSKETTQTSSEVVNGTVQVANETALVSAEPKYPLGTDALGRDMLSRVIYGARTSLLVGLFGTAIAALVGVTVGLVSGYYGGKVDDALMRSADIMLAFPSLVLAVALVGLFGRAVVRLPDPLVKAGIAPNMPETFALPGTVILVVGLVNWVWFARVARGEALSIEGEEYVKAARSVGADDGFIIRKHVLPNSVTPILVLATIQIAAIILLESALSFLGFSGTNLSWGFDIAQGRDYLASSWWISTVPGIAIVLTVIGINLVGDWLRDALDPGIEGEGGGV, from the coding sequence ATGGCCGGACCGTTCGACAGACTCGCCGACCTGTTCTGGAGTAGCGTCGAGCGCGGCTTCTCGCCGCGAACTGCCCGGAACCTCCGGAAGGAACTCCGACAGAGCGCACTCGCCAAGGTGGGTATCGTCGTCGTCGTCGCAATCGTGCTGGTGGCGGTGTTCGCGCCCTTGCTCGCGCCCCACAACCCGACCAGCCAGCATCTGGACGAGTCCCAACTCCCGCCGGTCGGGTTCAGCAAGGAGACGACCCAGACCAGTTCCGAAGTCGTCAACGGGACGGTCCAAGTGGCCAACGAGACGGCTCTCGTCTCCGCCGAGCCGAAGTACCCACTCGGAACCGACGCCCTCGGCAGGGACATGCTCTCGCGGGTCATCTACGGCGCGCGGACCTCCCTGCTCGTGGGACTGTTCGGCACCGCCATCGCCGCCCTCGTCGGCGTGACGGTCGGACTGGTGTCGGGGTACTACGGCGGGAAGGTGGACGACGCGCTGATGCGGAGCGCCGACATCATGCTCGCGTTCCCCTCGCTCGTGTTGGCGGTGGCGCTGGTCGGATTGTTCGGCAGGGCGGTGGTCAGACTCCCCGACCCGCTGGTGAAGGCCGGAATCGCGCCGAACATGCCCGAGACGTTCGCTCTACCGGGGACGGTCATCCTCGTCGTCGGCTTGGTGAACTGGGTGTGGTTCGCGCGGGTCGCCCGCGGCGAGGCGCTCTCCATAGAGGGCGAGGAGTACGTCAAGGCCGCGCGGTCGGTGGGTGCCGACGACGGATTCATCATCCGGAAACACGTCCTGCCCAACAGCGTGACCCCCATCCTCGTGCTGGCGACCATCCAAATCGCGGCCATCATCCTGCTCGAATCGGCCCTCTCGTTCCTCGGGTTCTCCGGGACGAACCTCTCGTGGGGCTTCGACATCGCGCAGGGTCGGGACTATCTGGCCTCCTCGTGGTGGATTTCGACCGTGCCCGGCATCGCCATCGTGCTGACGGTCATCGGCATCAACCTCGTGGGCGACTGGCTTCGTGACGCCTTGGACCCCGGTATCGAGGGCGAGGGAGGTGGCGTCTGA
- a CDS encoding ABC transporter ATP-binding protein, producing the protein MAEDLLRVRNLSTRFFTEDGQVNAVESVDFDVRDGEVFGIVGESGSGKSVTALSVIDLVESPGRITSGEIWYRNPDLAEEVREDNPDAVDGDFVDVRRVPENVRRALRGPSFSTIFQDPMSSLNPSLTVGEQIAEAVEVQRRARSNPRSTRSRTQGFGLGNLLTSTLLPSQGYVSDESRAEAIELLEQVGIPDPAERAEEYPHEFSGGMLQRAMIAQALAGEPDLLIADEPTTALDVTIQAQILDLLRDLQEDTGMSIVMITHNLGVIARMCDRVGVMYAGEVVERGTLEDVFDDPVHPYTQGLLGSIPDLDDPAPRLQPIEGNVPDLYDAEMENRCYFADRCPKAMEECLHKPPEFDTETGESREDFADRAASDHGAKCYLAQHEYDPSQALPEGYFGSGTDEAKSASGTARGDAASEDEEVSADD; encoded by the coding sequence ATGGCCGAGGACCTCCTGCGCGTCCGAAATCTCTCGACGCGCTTTTTCACCGAGGACGGGCAGGTCAACGCGGTCGAATCCGTGGACTTCGACGTGCGCGACGGCGAGGTGTTCGGCATCGTCGGCGAGTCGGGGTCGGGCAAGAGCGTGACCGCGCTGTCGGTCATCGACCTCGTGGAGTCGCCCGGCCGAATCACCAGCGGCGAGATTTGGTACCGGAACCCGGACCTCGCCGAGGAGGTGCGCGAGGACAACCCCGACGCCGTGGACGGCGACTTCGTGGACGTGCGCCGGGTGCCCGAGAACGTCAGGCGGGCGCTCCGCGGGCCGTCGTTCAGCACCATCTTCCAAGACCCGATGAGCAGTCTCAATCCCTCGCTGACCGTCGGCGAGCAGATAGCCGAGGCGGTCGAAGTCCAACGTCGGGCGCGCTCGAACCCGCGCTCGACGCGCTCGCGCACGCAGGGGTTCGGACTCGGCAACCTCCTGACCAGCACGCTCCTGCCCTCGCAGGGGTACGTCAGCGACGAGAGTCGCGCGGAGGCCATCGAACTGCTCGAACAGGTCGGCATCCCCGACCCCGCAGAGCGGGCCGAGGAGTACCCTCACGAGTTCTCGGGCGGGATGCTCCAGCGCGCGATGATTGCCCAAGCCCTCGCGGGCGAACCCGACCTGCTCATCGCCGACGAACCGACGACGGCACTCGACGTGACGATTCAGGCCCAGATTCTCGACCTCCTGCGGGACTTGCAGGAAGATACCGGGATGAGTATCGTGATGATTACCCACAACCTCGGGGTCATCGCTCGGATGTGCGACCGAGTTGGAGTGATGTACGCGGGCGAAGTCGTGGAACGAGGAACCCTCGAAGACGTGTTCGACGACCCGGTGCATCCCTACACGCAGGGCCTCCTCGGGTCGATTCCGGACTTGGACGACCCCGCGCCGCGCCTGCAACCCATTGAGGGCAACGTGCCGGACCTCTACGACGCCGAGATGGAAAACCGATGTTACTTCGCCGACCGCTGTCCGAAAGCCATGGAGGAGTGTCTGCACAAACCGCCCGAGTTCGACACCGAGACCGGCGAATCGCGCGAGGACTTCGCCGACCGCGCGGCGAGCGACCACGGCGCGAAGTGTTACCTCGCACAGCACGAGTACGACCCCTCGCAGGCGCTCCCCGAGGGCTACTTCGGGAGCGGGACGGACGAGGCGAAAAGCGCCTCGGGAACCGCTCGCGGCGACGCCGCGAGCGAGGACGAGGAGGTGAGCGCGGATGACTGA
- a CDS encoding ABC transporter ATP-binding protein, whose protein sequence is MTDPLVRVEDLRKYYFENDNLTDRLLGREPESVQAVDGVSFEVREGETLGLVGESGCGKSTTGETLLHLREPTDGAVYFDGENVFENDDLTEFRERAQVVFQDPFSSLDPRMTAGEIVREPLDVHGIGTKSERREQVAELLERVGLSAGQMDRYPHEFSGGQRQRIGIARALALEPDFVVCDEPVSALDVSVQAQILNLLEDLQEEFGLTYLFIAHDLSVVRHISDRVAVMYLGEIVEIGPVDEIFENPGHPYTEALLESVPRADTSEQGREVETLAGDVPSPRNPPSGCRFHTRCPYAREACTQADPDGYEVEGDDDHLAACFRRVDDHEYWSSPPIDADERAAETAVDD, encoded by the coding sequence ATGACTGACCCGCTGGTCCGCGTCGAGGACCTCCGGAAGTACTACTTCGAGAACGACAACCTCACCGACCGACTGCTCGGCCGGGAACCCGAGAGCGTGCAGGCCGTGGACGGCGTGAGCTTCGAGGTCCGGGAGGGCGAGACGCTCGGACTCGTCGGCGAGTCGGGGTGCGGCAAGTCCACGACGGGCGAGACCCTGCTCCACCTCCGGGAACCCACCGACGGAGCGGTGTACTTCGACGGCGAGAACGTCTTCGAGAACGACGACCTGACCGAGTTTCGCGAGCGCGCACAGGTCGTCTTTCAGGACCCGTTCTCCAGTCTCGACCCGCGGATGACCGCGGGCGAAATCGTGCGCGAACCCCTCGACGTTCACGGCATCGGCACGAAGTCCGAGCGCCGCGAGCAAGTCGCGGAACTGCTGGAGCGCGTCGGCCTGTCGGCCGGACAGATGGACCGCTACCCCCACGAGTTCTCGGGCGGCCAGCGCCAGCGCATCGGTATCGCCCGTGCGCTGGCGCTCGAACCGGACTTCGTGGTGTGCGACGAACCGGTGTCGGCGCTGGACGTATCGGTGCAGGCCCAGATTCTCAACCTGCTGGAGGACTTGCAGGAGGAGTTCGGTCTGACCTACCTGTTCATCGCCCACGACCTGAGCGTCGTCCGGCACATCTCCGACCGGGTTGCGGTGATGTATCTGGGCGAAATCGTGGAAATCGGTCCGGTGGACGAGATATTCGAGAATCCGGGCCACCCCTACACCGAGGCGCTGTTGGAGAGCGTCCCGCGCGCGGACACCAGCGAACAGGGCCGCGAGGTGGAGACGCTGGCGGGCGACGTGCCCTCGCCGCGGAACCCGCCCTCGGGGTGTCGGTTCCACACTCGCTGTCCGTACGCCCGCGAAGCGTGTACGCAGGCCGACCCCGACGGCTACGAAGTCGAAGGCGACGACGACCATCTGGCGGCCTGCTTCCGGCGGGTGGACGACCACGAGTACTGGTCGAGTCCGCCGATAGACGCCGACGAACGGGCGGCCGAAACCGCCGTCGACGACTGA
- a CDS encoding winged helix-turn-helix domain-containing protein, whose translation MFRALSDHRRRCLCHYLARRDGPMTVDELAELLAASMSEKTRAVVTSAEIEKTRAELHRMHLPKLTEAGIVEHDGEKGIVRLSDSTGLVDCLRAAAGVNLQ comes from the coding sequence GTGTTTCGGGCGCTCTCGGACCACCGACGGCGATGTCTCTGTCACTACCTCGCCCGACGCGACGGGCCGATGACGGTAGACGAACTGGCGGAACTGCTGGCCGCGTCGATGAGTGAGAAGACGCGGGCCGTCGTCACGTCGGCGGAGATAGAGAAGACTCGGGCCGAACTCCACCGGATGCACCTGCCGAAACTGACGGAGGCGGGCATCGTGGAACACGACGGCGAGAAGGGAATCGTCCGTCTTTCCGACTCGACCGGCCTCGTGGACTGTCTGCGGGCGGCCGCAGGTGTGAACCTCCAGTAA
- a CDS encoding peptidylprolyl isomerase, which yields MADDLTATLHTTHGDIEVRLFDERAPRTVENFVNLAKHDPAANDDPATDTTTWEDPESGEVRGDSLYSDVPFHRIIADFMIQGGDPTGTGRGGPGYQFEDEFHDELRHDDAGILSMANSGPDTNGSQFFITLDAQPHLDDRHAVFGEVIDGMDVVEEIGSVPTDHNDSPNEDVTLERVEIHE from the coding sequence ATGGCAGACGATTTGACCGCGACACTCCACACGACTCACGGCGACATCGAGGTCCGACTGTTCGACGAGCGCGCGCCCCGAACCGTCGAGAACTTCGTCAATCTGGCGAAACACGACCCCGCCGCGAACGACGACCCCGCGACCGACACCACGACGTGGGAGGACCCCGAGTCCGGCGAGGTCCGAGGCGACTCGCTGTACAGCGACGTGCCCTTCCACCGCATCATCGCCGACTTCATGATTCAGGGCGGCGACCCGACCGGAACCGGCCGCGGCGGACCCGGCTACCAGTTCGAAGACGAGTTCCACGACGAACTCCGCCACGACGACGCGGGCATCCTCTCGATGGCCAACAGCGGTCCCGACACCAACGGCTCGCAGTTCTTCATCACCCTCGACGCCCAACCGCATCTGGACGACCGACACGCCGTGTTCGGCGAGGTAATCGACGGGATGGACGTGGTGGAGGAAATCGGTTCGGTGCCGACCGACCACAACGACAGCCCCAACGAAGACGTGACGCTCGAACGCGTCGAGATTCACGAGTAG